CCCTCGGCATGACACACCCACACCGAACCGCCGTCGCCGTCGGCGTGCGAATAGATCGACACGCCGCGCTGCCCGGTGTCGTCGGCAGCCGCTCCGACGATCACTTGCACCGCAACCGATCCCGAAGCCGGGATCACCAGCGGTGACCGCAACGTCAACTCGTCGACCGCCGAACAGCCGACCTCGTCACCGGCCCGGATCGCCAATTCCACGAAACCCGTGCCGGGGAACACCGCCATGCCGGAGACGGCGTGGTCGGCCAACCATCCCTGCGCACTTGAAGAGAGCCGACCGGTCAGGACGACGCCGCCCGAGTCGGGCAACTCAACCACCGCGCGCAGCAGTGGGTGTTCGCTGGCAGTGAGTCCCAGACCCGAGGCGTCGGCGCCGGTGGCATCGCTGGACAACCAGAACCGGCGCTTGTCAAAGGCATATGTCGGCAGCTCGACGAACCCGGCACCGTCCAGCAGTCCACGCCAGTTCACGGCGACCCCGGCAACGAACGCGGTGGCCGCCGAGGACAGGAACCGGTGCAGTCCCCCGTCTTCCCGACCCAGGGTGGGCACCACGACAGGCTCGACGTCGCAGGCGCTCGCGGTGCCCTCGATGCCCGCGATCAGCGCCGGGTGCGGACTGGATTCGATGAACACCCGGTATCCGTGTTCACAGGCGCTGCGTACCGCCTGGTCGAGTTGCACGGTCTGGCGGATGTTGCGGTACCAGTAATCGGCGCCCAAATCCGCAGTGTCCAAGCGACTTCCGGTAACGGTGGAGAAGAAGGCGATCCGGGACGCCGACGGCTCGAGTCCGGCCAGCACCTCGGTGAGTTCGGCGCGGATCGCCTCGACCTCCGCCGAGTGTGACGCGTAGTCGACGTCGATTCGGCGAACGCGTAGCTCCCGGTCGACGCAGACCGCAGCGAGTTCGTCGAGCGCCGCCACGTCACCGGACACCACGACCGCCGACGGGCCGTTGACAGCGGCGATGTCGAGCCGATCACCGAAGGGCGCCAACAACTCTCGTGCCTGCTCGGCGCCACAGGCGATCGACAGCATGCCGCCGGGTCCGGCCAGCCCGGTGAGCAACCTGCTCCGCAGCGTGACCACCTTGGCGGCGTCGCGCAACGACAGCGCGCCGGCGACGTAGGCCGCGGCGATCTCGCCCTGGGAGTGACCGATGACCGCATCCGGGCGCACCCCGATCGACCGCCACAACTCGGTCAGGGCCACCATCACCGCGAACAGCACCGGTTGCACCACGTCGACGCGGTCCAGCCCCGGGGCGCCCGGGGCGCCGCGTAGTACGTCGACCAGAGACCAGTCGACGAATTCCGCGAAAGCTTCGGCGCACGCCTCGATCTGCTGCGCGAATACCGGTGCGGTGTCCAGCAATTCGACGGCCATGCCCACCCACTGGGAGCCCTGGCCGGGGAAGACGAAGACCGTCTTGCCGGTCGGCTGGGCCGCGCCGCGGATGTATTCCCCCGGCTCATCGTGGGCCAGGTCGGCCAATCCAGCCAGCAGCTTGTCACGGTCGCTTCCGACAATGACGGCGCGATGCTCGAACGAGGTGCGGCCGGCCAGCGACCAGGCCACGTCGGCGATGTCCAGATCGTCACGCCCGCCGATGTATTCGGCCAATCGGGCGGCTTGCGCCGTCAAGGCCGAGGCCGATTTGGCCGAGATCGTCCACGGCACTGCCGGGCGTTGCGGCCCCGCCTGGCGAGGCGACTCGGCCGGTGCCGACTCGATGATGACATGTGCGTTGGTGCCACTGATCCCGAATGAGGACACCGCCGCGCGGCGGGCCCGGGCGGGCTCGGTCTTCCAGGGCTGCGGCTGGGCCAACAACTCCACCGCCCCCGCCGACCAATCCACGTGTGGGGACGGCGCATCCACGTGCAGGGTCGCCGGCAACACCTCATGGCGCATGGCCTGGACCATCTTGATCACGCCGGCGACGCCGGCCGCGGCCTGGGTGTGCCCCATGTTCGACTTGATCGACCCCAGCCACAGTGGCTGCCGGCCGGCCTCCGTGCGTCCCTGTCCGTAGGTGGCCAACAACGCCTGCGCCTCGATCGGGTCGCCGAGCGTGGTGCCGGTGCCATGGCCCTCGACCACATCGACGTCCGTCGCAGACAAGCCGGCATTGGCCAGTGCCGCGCGCACTACGCGCTGCTGGGAGGGACCGTTCGGCGCGGTCAGCCCGTTGGAGGCGCCGTCCTGGTTGACCGCGGTGCCACGCACCACGGCCAGCACCGGGTGCCCCAACCGCTGAGCGTCCGAAAGTCGTTCCACCACAACGACGGCGCCGCCCTCGGACCACCCCACTCCATCGGCGGCACCCGCGTAGGCCTTGCACCGGCCGTCCGGAGCCAGACCCCGGTGACGGCTGAACTCGACGAAGACCGTCGGGGTGGCGTTGACCGTCGCACCGCCGGCCAGCGCCAGGTCGCACTCTCCCGACCGCAGCGACTGCACCGCCATGTGCAGCGCCACCAGCGAGGACGAGCACGCGGTGTCCACCGAGACCGCCGGCCCCTCCAGACCCAGCACATAGGAAACCCGGCCGGAGGCGACACTGGACGTCATACCGGTGAGCCGGTAGCCCTCGATCTCCTCAGCAAACATTCCGTAGCCCTGGGCGATGATGCCGGCAAACACGCCGGTGGCGCTGCCCCGCAACCCGCCGGGATCTATCCCGGCCCGTTCCAGGGCCTCCCAGGACAGCTCCAGCAGCATCCGGTGCTGAGGATCCATGGCTAGCGCTTCGCTGGGCGCGATGCCGAAGAAGGCGGCGTCGAAGTCCGCGACACCGTCGACGAAGCCGCCGGTGTTGGCGTAGGTCTTGTGCGCGGCGTCGGGGTCGGGGTCGAACAGTTCGCCGACGTCCCAGCCGCGATCGGTGGGGAACTCGGCGATCACGTCGCGGCCCTCGGCGACCATCTGCCACAGGCCATCCGGGGAGTCGACGCCGCCCGGGAACCGGCAGGACATTCCGACGATGGCGATCGGCTCGCTGTTCCGCTCCAGCAGCGCACGGTTGGTCTTCTTCAGGCGTTCAACCTGGACCAGCGCTTTCCGCAATGCTTCAGTCGCATGCTGGAGCTGATCACTCATTACTAACCCCTCGCCTAAATTTGGTCGTCTCTGACCCGCCGGATGCGGCTCTCGCCGAGTCATAGAAGTCGCTGCGCGAAGCGATTGCTTGGCGCAGCTTTCCGACCCAAGAATCTCGCTCGTGAGTATCGCCAACTCCGGCAGGATTTCAAAAACGTCGACTACTCCCAGTAGCTAGCCGAAGACCGGCCGGGCACCCCGCGTACCGTGAGCCTTCTGCACTCCCTTGTACACCCGGCCCGCCGTTCATGGCGCGACTGTACCGGTCCGGGCGGGACATGCGTTCCGCGCGCGCCTCAGACTCCCACGCGACGCCAGCCGTCCGCGGCCCTGGCCGCGCGCAGCAACTCGTCGCACAATTCCCGCAGTTCGGTCGCCGCCGCGCCTTCATCAAGCGCCGTGACGACGTCCTCGGCCGCACATCTGACCTGATAGACGCGATCGGACAGGTCGGCGGCCTCCTCGGCCGACAACACCACCGCATCGGTGGGCAGGGCGGCGACTTCGCCGCGAGAAATCATCGCCCGCTGTTCGTAGGCCCGCTGCCGGCACGACTGCCGGCAGTACTGGCGGCGGCGGCCCATTCCCACGTCGGCGACATCGCGCCCACACCAGCGACAGGGCTGGGGCCGGATGCGACGACTCACGCCTGACGACTTTAGTCCGATCCGGGCTGTGATCCCGGTATCATGGACAATCGCGTCGCGCATCGCGCAGCAACGCGAGGAACCGGGAACTTGTGCAGGCGGTCTTAACGTTTGCTTAGACAGATCCAGAATCACGGGAGCAGCAGCAGCTCGCCGGACCCAAAGGAGCAGTACCAATGGCCGATCGTGTCCTACGAGGTAGTCGCCTCGGAGCCGTGAGCTACGAGACCGACCGCAATCATGACCTGGCGCCGCGCCAGATCGCTCGGTACCGCACCGAGAACGGCGAGGAGTTCGAGGTCCCGTTCGCCGATGACGCCGAGATTCCCGGCACGTGGCTGTGCCGCAACGGCATGGAAGGCACCTTGATCGAAGGTGACCTGCCCGAGCCGAAGAAGGTCAAGCCGCCGCGTACCCACTGGGACATGCTGCTGGAGCGCCGCTCGGTCGAGGAGCTCGAGGAGCTACTCAAGGAGCGCATGGAACTGATCCGGTCCAAGCGCCGGGGCTAGCGAGCCCGGCGATCGCGAGCGCGGCGTAGCCGGGCGAAGCGGGTCGCCGGATTACGTGTGAGCCCGGCGATCGCGAGCGCGGCGTAGCCGGGCGAAGCGGGTCGCCGGATTACGTGTGAGCCCGGCTGGACCGGGTGCGGTCGCGCCGGCCCTCGATCCCCCACTGGGCGACCTTGACCAGCGCCTCACGGATGTTGGAGCCGCTCATCTTCGAGACGCCGATTTCACGCTCGGTGAACGTGATCGGCACCTCGACGACGACGAACCCGTTGTTCACGGTGCGCCAGGTCATCTCGATCTGGAAGCAGTAGCCCTTGGAGTCGACGCTGGCCAGGTCGATGGTCTCGAGCACTTCGCGGCGGTAGGCCCGGTAACCGGCGGTGATGTCGTGCACCCCGACGCCCAGGGCCAGGCGCGAGTACGTGTTCGCCGTCCAGGACAAGGCCCAGCGGCGCCACGGCCAGTTCCGTACGGTGCCGCCGTGCACGTAGCGTGAGCCGATCGCCAGATCGGCGCCGGCGTCGACGGCCTCCAGCAGGCGGTAGAGCTGCTCGGGCGCATGGCTGCCGTCGGCGTCCATCTCGACCAGAACCTCGTAGCCCCGGCTCAGTCCCCAGGCGAAACCTTCCAGATATGCCGCGCCGAGGCCGTTCTTGACGGTCCGGTGCAGGACATGGATCCGATTGGGATCGGCCGCCGCCAGTTCGTCCGCGAGCCGCCCGGTGCCGTCGGGACTGTTGTCGTCGACGATGAGGACGTGCACGTCGGGGCAGGCGTCGGTGACGCGCCGATGGATCAGAGGCAGGTTCTCAAGCTCGTTATAGGTGGGGATGATCACCAGGACGCGCTGGCTGGGACTGTTGCCCGCAACCTCGGGCCCAGACTGGCCGGTGGTCATGTAGCTCCTTCATTTCGCCCG
This genomic stretch from Mycobacterium paragordonae harbors:
- the rbpA gene encoding RNA polymerase-binding protein RbpA — encoded protein: MADRVLRGSRLGAVSYETDRNHDLAPRQIARYRTENGEEFEVPFADDAEIPGTWLCRNGMEGTLIEGDLPEPKKVKPPRTHWDMLLERRSVEELEELLKERMELIRSKRRG